In Leptodactylus fuscus isolate aLepFus1 unplaced genomic scaffold, aLepFus1.hap2 HAP2_SCAFFOLD_70, whole genome shotgun sequence, one DNA window encodes the following:
- the LOC142188724 gene encoding proteolipid protein 2-like codes for MSDSGPEQSASCMTLAKAYIRSRKGAILAAEIAICIIILICYAASNTPGYLGVAITELIFAVIIFFIFAARFDQQVSFIHWGWTDFLRAAIGGGLFIILSLVCLIRGGDGAGIAGSVFGLLAGILFAYDAFITFPTLKKTHSQAATESPDNI; via the exons ATGTCGGACTCAGGACCCGAGCAGAGTGCCAGCTGCATGACCCTGGCCAAAGCCTATATACGGAGCAGGAAGGGAGCCATCCTAGCAGCAGAGATA GCCATTTGCATTATTATCCTGATTTGTTACGCTGCCTCAAACACTCCTGGATACCTTGGGGTTGCGATCACAGAACTCATATTCGCTGTCATCATCTTTTTCATCTTTGCAGCTCGCTTTGACCAACAGGTTTCATTCATTCACTGGGGCTGGACT GATTTTTTACGTGCAGCCATAGGTGGCGGTCTTTTCATAATTCTCTCCCTAGTGTGTCTAATCCGTGGTGGTGATGGCGCCGGTATTGCCGGATCG GTTTTTGGGCTTCTGGCGGGGATCCTGTTCGCTTATGATGCTTTTATCACATTTCCTACACTAAAGAAAACACACTCACAAGCTGCAACTG AGTCTCCTGATAACATCTAA